A single genomic interval of Stieleria maiorica harbors:
- a CDS encoding TolC family protein, whose protein sequence is MKQYPKFGLLASGVFVLTFSNTTQAQSLSENSALSSGEQATATISCFSQVKERVLAGNPRLKSESALLRSKHAQTRQAALFPNPVIALEAENFGGNQSDDNMEYTAGLSQLIETAGKRQARTELAKAHAKAFEIRRDITIAEIVADARVAYAEVIAAKSLLALSKDEVAIRRKAKRLISRKFHHGGALQFEVDKADVSLQSAQVVRDQRVQELHVAKRKVASLWGANTSDLIFSAHELRLDDPEAELFTPNVQAIPGVAYAHAKREAATKSAELQHSLAVPDVTVSAGYRRFDATDEHAFVADISVPLPVFDRNQFATKRAREKLRASQFDLANTQVEVNTELSSRRDRLRLQLRERELLEQRLLPQTEKVLSSATEAYRLGRISYLDYLDAQKTYLERRERLVTVTLSAIRNQVAIQKLDGTLLERLTQMDQGECHDR, encoded by the coding sequence ATGAAACAGTATCCGAAATTCGGGTTGCTGGCGTCTGGGGTGTTTGTCTTGACCTTCTCAAATACGACTCAGGCACAGAGCCTTTCAGAAAACTCCGCCTTGTCCTCTGGTGAGCAAGCAACTGCCACCATTTCGTGTTTCTCGCAAGTCAAAGAAAGGGTGCTTGCAGGAAATCCTCGGCTAAAAAGCGAGTCGGCATTGCTTAGGTCAAAGCATGCTCAGACTAGGCAAGCAGCGCTATTCCCCAATCCCGTTATTGCATTGGAGGCTGAAAATTTTGGAGGAAATCAGTCTGATGACAACATGGAATACACAGCCGGACTTTCTCAGCTCATTGAGACAGCTGGCAAGCGACAGGCGCGCACAGAGCTTGCTAAAGCGCATGCCAAAGCCTTTGAAATCCGTCGCGACATCACTATCGCCGAGATAGTTGCAGATGCGCGCGTGGCCTATGCGGAAGTGATTGCTGCGAAATCTCTACTGGCTCTGTCTAAAGATGAAGTCGCAATTCGCAGGAAAGCCAAGCGACTCATCTCTCGCAAATTCCATCACGGTGGTGCGTTGCAGTTCGAAGTTGACAAGGCCGACGTGTCGCTGCAGTCTGCACAAGTCGTTCGAGACCAGCGAGTACAGGAGTTACACGTTGCGAAACGCAAGGTGGCGTCGCTGTGGGGCGCCAACACGTCCGATTTAATCTTCTCCGCCCATGAACTGCGACTCGACGATCCTGAGGCAGAGCTGTTCACGCCGAATGTTCAGGCGATTCCTGGTGTCGCATATGCACACGCGAAGCGAGAGGCGGCAACTAAATCCGCCGAGCTTCAACATTCCTTGGCGGTGCCCGATGTGACTGTATCAGCCGGCTATAGGCGATTTGATGCAACCGACGAACATGCATTTGTAGCGGATATTTCCGTTCCTTTACCAGTCTTTGATCGCAATCAATTCGCGACAAAAAGAGCACGTGAAAAACTGAGGGCAAGTCAATTCGATCTCGCCAATACACAAGTCGAGGTCAATACCGAACTCAGTTCCCGTCGTGATCGACTGCGATTGCAATTGCGTGAACGGGAACTCCTTGAGCAGCGACTGTTGCCGCAAACAGAGAAGGTGCTGTCGTCGGCAACAGAAGCCTACCGGTTAGGACGAATTAGTTATCTCGACTATTTGGACGCTCAGAAGACGTATCTCGAACGACGCGAGCGACTTGTCACAGTCACCCTTTCAGCGATCCGCAATCAAGTCGCAATTCAGAAACTAGATGGAACACTTCTAGAACGACTCACTCAAATGGACCAAGGAGAATGCCATGATCGATAG